One stretch of Shewanella sp. Arc9-LZ DNA includes these proteins:
- a CDS encoding type I DNA topoisomerase, which yields MSKIDQQLFTVHEHALEKEFELCPVCGAELSVKHSKHGSFVGCNNYPTCDYTRPLVQHESIETQIISGSECPKCGNELAVKSGRFGIFIGCTHYPECTHIEKHDHANEAEQITCPLCKKGHLESRTSRYGKTFFACSAYPKCKFIVNYPPHNEACPDCGFGILVERKGAAGSRVECPQKSCKYKRAL from the coding sequence ATGTCGAAAATTGATCAGCAGCTATTTACTGTCCACGAACATGCATTGGAGAAAGAGTTTGAACTTTGTCCTGTTTGTGGCGCTGAGTTGTCGGTTAAACACAGTAAACATGGCAGTTTTGTTGGCTGTAATAACTATCCAACCTGCGACTATACCCGTCCGCTAGTGCAACACGAGTCGATCGAAACCCAAATTATTAGCGGTTCTGAGTGCCCTAAATGTGGTAATGAGTTGGCTGTTAAGTCTGGTCGATTTGGTATTTTTATCGGTTGTACGCATTATCCTGAATGTACCCATATTGAAAAGCATGACCACGCCAATGAAGCTGAGCAGATAACTTGCCCATTGTGCAAAAAAGGCCATCTAGAATCTCGAACGAGCCGGTATGGTAAAACTTTTTTTGCATGCAGTGCCTACCCAAAATGTAAGTTTATCGTAAACTATCCTCCCCATAATGAAGCGTGCCCAGACTGTGGCTTCGGAATTTTAGTCGAACGTAAAGGTGCGGCTGGTAGCCGAGTCGAGTGTCCGCAAAAATCCTGTAAATATAAGCGTGCTTTATAG
- a CDS encoding L-threonylcarbamoyladenylate synthase, with product MLQLQPSAVATTIQQGGVIAYPTEAVFGLGCDPDNDSAIEKLLAVKQRPWQKGLILVASSFEQLLPYLDITQLTEQQLQFAQSKWPGPFTFVMPIQSHVSKLLCGEFDSIAVRVSAHPVVRELCDTLNKPLVSTSANLAGEQPVVDAQHIITDFSDKIDALILGKLGEQRQPSTIIDARSGQILRNGS from the coding sequence ATGTTACAACTGCAGCCATCGGCTGTCGCCACCACCATACAACAAGGTGGCGTGATAGCTTACCCAACAGAAGCTGTATTTGGTTTAGGATGCGATCCTGATAATGACAGTGCTATCGAGAAACTGTTGGCAGTAAAACAGCGTCCTTGGCAAAAAGGCTTAATTTTGGTGGCCAGTTCATTTGAGCAACTATTACCTTATCTTGATATCACTCAGTTAACTGAGCAACAACTGCAGTTTGCTCAATCAAAGTGGCCTGGGCCATTTACATTTGTTATGCCTATTCAGTCACACGTATCAAAATTATTATGCGGCGAGTTTGATTCAATTGCCGTACGGGTATCTGCTCACCCAGTAGTTCGAGAGTTATGCGACACCCTCAATAAACCCTTAGTATCGACAAGTGCCAATTTAGCCGGTGAGCAACCGGTAGTCGATGCACAACATATCATCACTGATTTTAGCGATAAAATTGATGCATTGATTTTAGGTAAGCTGGGCGAACAACGTCAGCCATCAACCATTATCGATGCTCGCAGTGGTCAAATTCTTCGTAATGGAAGCTAA
- the hemF gene encoding oxygen-dependent coproporphyrinogen oxidase, producing MSNTSSHVPDAQQVKSFLLGLQQNICQRLELLDGKATFKADSWEREEGGGGTSRVLTQGQVFEQAGVNFSHVMGAAMPASATAHRPELAGRSFEAMGVSLVIHPNNPFIPTTHANVRFFIARKEGADPVWWFGGGFDLTPYYPFKEDVVSWHQTAKDICDPFGEDVYPKYKKWCDEYFFLPHRNETRGVGGLFFDDLNEPGFERSFEFMQAVGNGFIEAYAPIVERNKELEYGDDERQFQLYRRGRYVEFNLVYDRGTLFGLQTGGRTESILMSMPPLVRWEYAFTPEEGTAEAELYDIYLKPQDWLAAV from the coding sequence ATGTCAAACACCTCTTCCCATGTGCCAGACGCACAACAAGTAAAATCGTTTTTGTTGGGATTACAGCAAAATATTTGTCAGCGTTTAGAGCTGCTCGATGGTAAAGCGACGTTTAAAGCAGATTCGTGGGAACGTGAAGAAGGTGGCGGTGGTACGAGTCGAGTATTAACTCAAGGCCAAGTATTTGAGCAAGCCGGCGTTAACTTTTCTCATGTGATGGGCGCCGCTATGCCCGCATCGGCCACGGCACATCGTCCAGAATTAGCTGGCCGAAGTTTTGAAGCTATGGGGGTGTCATTGGTTATTCACCCTAATAATCCGTTTATTCCAACGACTCATGCTAACGTGCGTTTTTTTATCGCCCGTAAAGAAGGTGCCGACCCAGTATGGTGGTTTGGTGGTGGATTTGATTTAACGCCTTACTATCCATTTAAAGAAGATGTCGTTAGCTGGCATCAAACGGCTAAAGATATTTGCGATCCATTTGGTGAAGATGTTTATCCAAAGTATAAAAAATGGTGTGATGAGTACTTCTTCTTACCGCATCGTAATGAAACCCGTGGTGTCGGTGGATTGTTTTTTGATGATCTTAACGAACCTGGTTTTGAGCGAAGCTTTGAGTTTATGCAAGCGGTAGGCAACGGTTTTATTGAAGCTTATGCGCCGATAGTCGAACGCAACAAAGAGTTAGAATATGGCGATGACGAACGCCAGTTCCAGCTTTATCGCCGTGGTCGCTATGTTGAGTTTAACTTGGTCTATGATCGTGGCACTTTATTTGGCCTGCAAACTGGTGGCCGAACGGAATCCATTTTAATGTCGATGCCACCATTGGTTCGCTGGGAATATGCATTCACCCCAGAAGAAGGGACTGCAGAAGCAGAGCTGTATGACATCTACCTAAAGCCACAAGACTGGTTAGCTGCAGTCTAA
- a CDS encoding group II truncated hemoglobin: MNWLRKLFAKPQTADDRDTAQSNAYDLIGGDKVIRTITHDFYQQMQTRPETQALLAMHHSPMQESEQKLYEFLSGWLGGPQLYQQKHGHPALRARHMHFAIDESMRDQWLICMRAAIQNNIKKPEHQQVIIQAISALADNMRNR, from the coding sequence ATGAACTGGTTACGTAAATTATTCGCTAAGCCGCAAACCGCTGATGACAGAGATACAGCGCAGTCAAATGCCTACGACCTTATTGGTGGCGACAAGGTTATCCGCACAATTACCCATGACTTTTATCAACAAATGCAAACACGTCCCGAAACCCAAGCGTTATTAGCGATGCATCACTCGCCAATGCAAGAGTCTGAACAAAAACTGTATGAGTTCTTAAGTGGTTGGTTAGGTGGTCCGCAACTGTATCAACAAAAACATGGTCATCCGGCTTTACGTGCCAGACACATGCACTTCGCGATTGATGAATCAATGCGAGATCAATGGTTAATCTGTATGCGTGCAGCCATTCAAAACAACATAAAAAAGCCTGAACATCAGCAAGTGATTATTCAGGCTATTTCTGCGCTAGCAGATAATATGCGTAATCGTTAG
- a CDS encoding amidohydrolase, protein MAKLMPSLVAVALSTAIAGCSPAEQQDPKITINANPYPSTYQILPNSTTLLKNAIVLTGTGERIDDADVLIKDGKISAVGQQLSAEDAVVIDAKGKWITPGIIDVHSHLGVYPSPNAESHNDGNEMTNPVTAEVWAEHSVWPQDPGFNRAREGGITTLQILPGSANLIGGRGVTLKNVPATTMQAMKFPAAPYGLKMACGENPKSLYGSRNELPMTRMGNMAGYRTAFIQATEYKRAWDKYDADYAAGKNPVAPERDLMKDTLKGVLEGDILIHNHCYKAEEMAMMIDLGKEFGYHAGTFHHAVEAYKIADLLAENGNCAAMWPDWWGFKLEAYDMVLENVAMVDAVKNSCAVVHSDSGVTIQRLNQETAKIMNNANANGFDLKAEHVIGWITANAAKSLGISDKTGSLEKGKNADVVVWNTNPFSVYAQADQVFIDGAKVYDRQDPAYQAQSDFMLGQQ, encoded by the coding sequence ATGGCAAAATTAATGCCTTCTTTGGTTGCTGTGGCGCTATCAACTGCAATTGCAGGTTGTAGTCCAGCAGAACAACAAGACCCTAAAATCACAATCAATGCCAATCCGTATCCAAGTACTTATCAAATACTGCCTAATTCAACCACACTGTTAAAAAATGCCATTGTGTTAACCGGCACTGGTGAACGTATTGATGATGCCGATGTATTAATTAAAGACGGTAAAATTAGCGCAGTTGGTCAACAGCTTTCCGCTGAAGATGCTGTAGTTATCGACGCTAAAGGCAAGTGGATTACCCCTGGTATTATTGATGTGCATTCACACTTAGGGGTTTATCCAAGTCCCAATGCCGAGTCACACAATGACGGTAATGAAATGACCAACCCAGTAACCGCTGAGGTATGGGCAGAGCATAGTGTATGGCCACAAGACCCTGGGTTTAATCGTGCCCGAGAAGGTGGCATCACTACGCTACAAATTTTACCTGGTTCAGCCAACCTGATTGGTGGCCGTGGGGTGACACTCAAAAATGTTCCCGCTACGACCATGCAAGCGATGAAGTTCCCAGCCGCGCCTTATGGATTAAAAATGGCCTGTGGTGAAAATCCTAAATCTTTATATGGCAGCCGTAACGAATTACCTATGACTCGTATGGGTAATATGGCGGGCTACCGTACAGCGTTTATTCAAGCAACAGAATACAAACGTGCTTGGGATAAATATGATGCTGACTATGCCGCAGGTAAGAACCCTGTAGCACCAGAGCGCGACTTAATGAAAGACACGCTAAAAGGTGTGCTTGAAGGTGATATTTTAATTCACAACCATTGTTACAAAGCTGAAGAAATGGCAATGATGATCGACCTAGGTAAGGAGTTCGGTTATCACGCAGGTACATTCCATCATGCGGTAGAAGCTTATAAAATTGCCGATTTACTTGCTGAGAATGGTAACTGTGCTGCTATGTGGCCAGATTGGTGGGGCTTTAAACTCGAAGCATACGACATGGTGCTTGAAAATGTTGCCATGGTCGATGCCGTTAAAAATTCTTGTGCTGTCGTACATTCAGACTCTGGCGTAACCATTCAGCGCCTTAATCAAGAAACGGCAAAAATCATGAATAACGCGAATGCTAACGGCTTTGACTTAAAAGCTGAGCACGTAATTGGTTGGATTACTGCTAATGCGGCAAAATCATTGGGTATTAGCGATAAGACCGGTTCACTCGAAAAGGGTAAAAATGCAGATGTGGTTGTATGGAATACCAACCCGTTTAGCGTATACGCTCAAGCTGATCAGGTATTTATTGATGGTGCAAAAGTGTATGACCGCCAAGACCCTGCCTACCAGGCACAAAGTGACTTTATGTTAGGTCAACAATAA
- a CDS encoding amidohydrolase family protein, producing MTLFNKSVLALSLSISFALSCGVVQAESVAIIHATVHTATEQGVLTDATVVIEDGTIVAINPASPTADTVIDAKGAILTPGFIASMNDLGLVEIGAVASSRDAYEKEADVIFDPSLAYNPKASTVPFARKGGITRNVVSSGGGEGIFAGQIFTVDLSGDWDSILAANTGLVVALGAKEEGSRAAGMQQLIHKLEDAKKAQAKKSKTKKTAEDDSEVPSREDEIIHAVLAGEKPLIIDVDRASDILHLIKLKQDLGIDLILVNAADAVLVADKLAQANIPVVIDSMRNLPESFDALHNSLENAGKLANAGVKVAIALPGDSHGIYALRFSAGNAVANGMNYDDALASVTANVADIFHLDSGRIAVGKPADLVLWSGDPFEFSSKVQKMWIAGEEQSTDSRQDKLRDRYLQKTAMPEAYSR from the coding sequence ATGACATTATTTAATAAATCAGTACTTGCCTTGAGTTTATCTATAAGCTTTGCGTTAAGTTGCGGTGTAGTTCAAGCTGAAAGCGTAGCAATTATCCATGCCACAGTGCATACCGCCACAGAACAAGGCGTATTAACCGATGCTACTGTTGTGATTGAAGATGGCACTATTGTGGCCATAAATCCGGCGTCACCGACTGCTGATACCGTGATAGATGCTAAAGGGGCAATATTAACTCCAGGCTTTATCGCGAGTATGAATGATTTGGGCTTAGTGGAAATTGGTGCGGTAGCATCTTCACGTGATGCTTACGAAAAAGAAGCGGATGTCATTTTTGATCCTAGTTTAGCTTACAACCCCAAGGCGTCTACGGTGCCATTTGCTCGCAAAGGCGGAATAACTCGTAATGTAGTGTCATCAGGTGGTGGTGAAGGCATTTTTGCAGGACAAATATTTACCGTAGACTTAAGTGGTGATTGGGACAGTATACTGGCCGCTAACACCGGATTAGTGGTTGCATTAGGTGCCAAAGAAGAAGGCTCTCGTGCAGCAGGAATGCAGCAATTGATCCATAAACTTGAAGATGCTAAAAAAGCGCAAGCCAAAAAGAGTAAAACGAAAAAAACAGCTGAAGATGATAGCGAAGTGCCAAGTCGTGAAGATGAGATTATTCACGCGGTACTCGCGGGTGAAAAACCATTAATTATCGACGTCGACCGTGCCAGCGATATTTTGCATTTAATTAAACTTAAACAAGACTTAGGCATAGATCTTATCCTAGTCAATGCTGCTGATGCTGTATTAGTGGCTGATAAGCTCGCGCAAGCAAACATCCCTGTGGTTATTGATAGCATGCGTAACTTACCAGAAAGTTTTGATGCATTGCATAATTCACTCGAAAATGCAGGTAAACTAGCAAACGCGGGTGTCAAAGTAGCCATTGCATTACCCGGTGATAGTCATGGTATTTACGCACTACGCTTTAGTGCTGGTAATGCGGTTGCTAACGGGATGAATTATGATGATGCTCTGGCTTCTGTGACGGCAAATGTGGCTGATATTTTTCATTTAGACTCTGGGCGGATTGCGGTCGGCAAGCCTGCCGATTTAGTATTATGGAGCGGCGATCCTTTCGAGTTCAGTAGTAAAGTGCAAAAGATGTGGATTGCAGGAGAGGAGCAAAGCACAGACAGTCGTCAAGACAAGCTCCGTGATCGCTATTTACAAAAAACGGCAATGCCTGAAGCCTATAGCCGATAG
- the aroE gene encoding shikimate dehydrogenase, protein MTDKYAVFGNPIAQSKSPFIHTEFAKQTQQDLSYEAILAPVDQFDSSLTAFFADGGKGANVTAPFKEQAFAMCDELSEMAKLAGSVNTLFNLSDGKIGGDNTDGVGLVNDLEMLFGSLKGKRVLLVGAGGAARGCILPILQHNVAQLIICNRTHEKAEQLQALFNEYGNFFAKPIEELISPFDLVINSTSAGLSGQLISLPNVIVDETTDCYDMTYSQQTTVFNQWAQEQHARKTADGLGMLVGQAAKSFSLWRGVTPDTGSVMLKLRESLAQKAAD, encoded by the coding sequence ATGACAGATAAGTATGCTGTATTTGGTAACCCAATAGCCCAAAGTAAGTCACCATTTATACATACTGAGTTTGCCAAGCAAACTCAGCAAGACTTAAGCTATGAAGCTATTCTCGCGCCGGTCGATCAATTTGACTCTTCGTTAACGGCATTCTTTGCCGATGGTGGTAAAGGCGCTAATGTTACTGCACCTTTTAAAGAGCAAGCATTTGCCATGTGTGACGAGCTCAGTGAGATGGCTAAACTCGCAGGTTCAGTAAACACCCTGTTTAATTTGTCAGATGGTAAAATTGGCGGTGACAACACCGATGGTGTTGGTTTGGTGAATGACCTGGAAATGCTGTTCGGTTCGCTGAAAGGTAAGCGAGTGTTATTGGTGGGAGCTGGTGGCGCGGCAAGAGGCTGCATTTTACCGATATTACAACACAATGTGGCTCAGTTGATTATCTGTAATCGGACCCACGAAAAAGCAGAGCAACTTCAAGCTTTATTCAATGAGTATGGTAACTTTTTTGCTAAACCCATTGAAGAGCTAATATCGCCATTTGATTTAGTGATTAACTCAACTTCAGCAGGTCTATCTGGACAATTAATTTCCTTGCCTAACGTTATAGTTGATGAAACAACAGATTGTTACGACATGACCTACAGCCAACAAACCACAGTCTTTAACCAATGGGCTCAAGAACAACACGCTCGTAAAACTGCTGATGGGCTAGGTATGTTGGTTGGTCAAGCGGCAAAAAGCTTTAGTTTGTGGCGTGGGGTTACTCCTGATACTGGTTCGGTTATGCTAAAACTGCGTGAATCATTAGCACAAAAGGCAGCTGACTAA
- a CDS encoding DUF1488 domain-containing protein — translation MNQSVIFTDQVYLETNQVKFVAQQQGVNINCYASFSAISELCDKQIVSGSNAVCLFEQCRFDLEDQAEALIEQEAFSDSGNIILA, via the coding sequence ATGAATCAAAGCGTGATATTTACCGATCAAGTCTACCTCGAAACCAATCAAGTGAAGTTTGTTGCTCAGCAGCAAGGGGTTAATATCAACTGTTATGCCAGTTTTTCGGCCATCAGTGAGCTTTGCGACAAGCAAATTGTGAGTGGAAGTAATGCCGTGTGTTTATTTGAGCAATGTCGTTTTGACCTTGAAGACCAAGCAGAAGCATTGATTGAACAAGAAGCTTTTAGTGACAGTGGTAATATTATTCTAGCTTAA
- a CDS encoding sensor domain-containing diguanylate cyclase, with amino-acid sequence MKTQKRVSTKYIGYLDIKQHLLLLLIPLLLISIISFTAFDTGSAYQFLSLIGCGYTTCYAITYFVHRQNMLRLWQHLEQVVHINDTTYELVNLSSQYDSEKTFLDALLQKAVSAIDDAEMGSIILVDKNTTRLQFESVVGLDIDALRKINFTLEETFQFRRTNGRCDKAVVINNMKNINAKSTLTNEDQHALLHASIQPICSTLSSPIRIDGELYGMMNLDSSKMEAFGDYDINLVNILTSEAANAISLYQKSKKIELLADYDGLTGLYNRKKFDATILQWQHHPELASYIIILDMDNLKPLNDQYGHQAGDDALKAFAQSLKSMWHPHFLVARYGGDEFIALCRGPIDVLEQQITQLQHDLTLLNPAIHFSYGLAQYNQDWSNAFKQADNNMYSQKRLKKQLNQP; translated from the coding sequence GTGAAAACCCAAAAACGCGTTTCCACCAAATATATCGGCTATCTTGATATTAAGCAGCACTTACTACTCTTGCTCATCCCTTTATTACTTATCAGTATTATTTCATTTACAGCATTTGATACAGGTAGTGCTTATCAATTCCTATCTCTTATTGGTTGTGGTTACACTACCTGTTATGCCATAACATATTTTGTCCATAGACAAAATATGTTACGCCTTTGGCAACATTTAGAGCAAGTTGTCCACATTAACGATACGACTTATGAATTAGTGAATTTATCCAGTCAATACGATTCTGAAAAAACCTTTTTAGACGCTCTATTGCAAAAAGCAGTAAGTGCTATCGATGATGCCGAAATGGGCAGTATCATTCTGGTTGATAAGAATACCACTAGATTACAATTTGAGTCGGTTGTGGGGTTGGATATAGATGCTCTTCGAAAAATAAACTTTACCTTAGAAGAAACCTTTCAGTTCCGACGGACGAATGGTCGTTGTGATAAGGCGGTTGTGATTAACAACATGAAGAACATCAATGCTAAAAGCACTCTCACAAATGAAGACCAACACGCACTATTACATGCTTCGATACAACCAATTTGTTCCACCTTGTCTAGCCCCATCCGTATTGACGGAGAGCTTTACGGAATGATGAATTTAGACAGTAGCAAGATGGAAGCCTTTGGTGATTACGATATAAATCTGGTGAATATTCTTACATCAGAAGCCGCGAACGCAATTTCACTGTACCAAAAGTCTAAAAAAATTGAGCTCCTGGCTGATTATGATGGATTAACAGGACTGTATAATCGCAAAAAATTTGATGCAACAATTCTACAATGGCAACACCACCCAGAGTTAGCAAGCTATATCATTATTTTGGATATGGATAACTTAAAGCCGTTAAATGATCAGTACGGACATCAAGCCGGGGACGATGCATTAAAGGCTTTTGCGCAATCACTAAAATCAATGTGGCATCCACATTTTTTAGTCGCTCGATATGGCGGTGATGAATTTATTGCACTATGCCGTGGCCCCATCGATGTCTTAGAGCAGCAAATAACACAACTGCAGCATGACCTAACGCTGTTAAACCCCGCGATTCATTTTAGCTATGGACTTGCCCAGTATAATCAAGATTGGTCTAACGCGTTTAAACAGGCAGATAATAATATGTATAGCCAAAAGCGACTGAAGAAACAACTGAATCAGCCTTAA
- a CDS encoding gamma carbonic anhydrase family protein, giving the protein MSTNIRTYQGIHPDLADNVYVDESAVLVGDIKLDHDASVWPLVAARGDVNKIRIGKRSNVQDGSILHVSRKSAANPDGHPLIIGDDVTIGHKAMLHGCKIGHRVLIGMGAILLDGAIVEDDVIVGAGSLVPPNKVLQSGYLYVGSPCKQVRPLTEAERAFLPQSADNYVRLKNEYLVDLQQ; this is encoded by the coding sequence ATGTCGACTAATATAAGAACTTACCAAGGAATACACCCTGATTTAGCTGATAACGTCTATGTTGACGAGTCTGCAGTGCTGGTTGGTGACATTAAATTAGACCATGACGCGAGTGTTTGGCCATTAGTTGCTGCGCGCGGTGACGTAAATAAGATACGCATAGGTAAACGCAGTAATGTGCAGGACGGCAGCATATTACATGTAAGCCGTAAGTCTGCGGCAAATCCTGATGGGCATCCATTGATTATTGGTGATGATGTCACTATTGGTCACAAAGCAATGTTACATGGCTGCAAGATTGGTCATCGTGTACTTATCGGTATGGGGGCAATTTTACTTGATGGTGCAATAGTAGAAGATGATGTGATTGTGGGAGCGGGTTCATTAGTTCCTCCCAATAAGGTTTTGCAGAGTGGTTATTTATATGTTGGCAGCCCATGCAAACAAGTGAGGCCATTAACTGAAGCCGAACGTGCATTTTTGCCACAGTCTGCTGATAACTATGTTCGTTTAAAAAATGAATACTTAGTAGACCTACAACAATAA
- a CDS encoding bifunctional diguanylate cyclase/phosphodiesterase, whose amino-acid sequence MPRLPKLSLSLLVPACIFILYLGLVCGEYFYEHAELNDQLALRQSEQIQKDLFRMRHVVESSLLTHDLERIEQEVALVSTDQNMMVYVILDSSSEIQFANHIIWRESNATNVLEGYSVDLHRIVITNNKPYLKVNLDRLSIQAYYPLNANSRYSYSNSVELIYLEYDIANILSEAVDSLLKRFIEIWGIGALLLSLFCVMLHYLLIRPLTQLSQAAKNLDSPDFNTDIVCTSTELVNLRDYLNQVNGRLSRSKKRLNDAEQRWLFVVEGARNGIWDWCIATGDVFVSDRWKDILGYQPYELDNDYSVWESRLHRDDKAQVLNTLQNYISNQHEYYESVHRLRHKDGRYIWILDRGKIVEWDELGRPLRIIGTITDVSGDVKSQHITTDKQGHSGLTDLINRDVLADQLYDLQVLSRKTGQFSALLMINLDNFKLINDALGHQLGDRLLMQIAARLSGTFSSAGLVARLGADEFVILAKNFGNEIDQASKRALALASEVRQLIGRGYTISDQNLSISARIGLVVFDGIESLEPQILLARADSALEQAKDSRSNGCAIYQPELDQNQVQPFKLQNELKLAIQNKQMSLVYQPVVDQAGQLNSIEVLMRWYHPQYGYISPRKFIASAELSDCIFELELWALDQVCELIQTLQQANATVPLMSLNVSSRHFHQDHFVNVVMNRINAAHVSPALFQFELSEDVFVVNANVARNKIAELQRFGVNIAMDNFGGGSCAVHLLQGIRFSQVKLAAVYIEDIEYNPETFNIVNAIVEFATKLNFPVVAKQVENKQQLNLLTHAKCTWFQGYIISRPLAHDDIIQLIKTQLSLSVVQ is encoded by the coding sequence TTGCCTCGGTTGCCAAAACTTTCTCTGTCTCTACTTGTTCCTGCATGTATCTTTATCCTTTACCTTGGCTTGGTATGTGGGGAGTATTTCTATGAGCATGCAGAGCTAAATGATCAGCTTGCATTAAGACAGTCAGAGCAAATACAGAAAGATTTATTTCGAATGCGGCATGTCGTTGAATCATCGCTGTTGACGCATGATTTAGAACGAATAGAGCAGGAGGTTGCTTTAGTTTCAACAGATCAAAACATGATGGTGTATGTGATACTTGATTCGAGTAGTGAAATTCAATTCGCTAATCATATTATTTGGCGAGAAAGTAATGCCACTAACGTGCTAGAAGGTTATTCTGTTGATTTACATAGAATTGTTATCACCAATAATAAACCTTATTTAAAGGTGAATTTGGACCGTTTATCGATTCAGGCTTACTATCCTCTTAATGCTAATTCTCGTTATAGTTATTCAAATTCTGTAGAGCTTATTTATCTAGAATATGACATTGCCAATATTTTATCAGAAGCGGTTGATAGTCTGTTAAAGCGCTTTATAGAGATATGGGGGATTGGTGCTCTATTGTTGTCTTTATTCTGTGTCATGTTGCATTATTTACTGATTAGACCGTTAACTCAATTAAGCCAAGCCGCTAAAAACCTCGACTCTCCTGATTTCAATACTGATATCGTGTGCACATCGACCGAACTAGTTAACTTACGCGATTATTTGAATCAGGTTAATGGCCGGTTATCTCGCAGTAAAAAACGCCTCAATGATGCAGAGCAACGTTGGCTTTTTGTGGTTGAGGGTGCTCGTAATGGTATTTGGGATTGGTGTATTGCTACTGGCGATGTGTTTGTTTCTGATCGTTGGAAAGATATCCTAGGTTATCAACCTTATGAGCTCGATAATGATTATTCTGTTTGGGAGTCGCGTTTACATCGTGATGATAAGGCGCAGGTATTAAATACCTTACAGAATTACATCAGTAATCAACATGAATATTATGAAAGTGTGCATCGTTTACGTCATAAAGATGGCCGATATATTTGGATTCTAGATCGTGGCAAAATAGTTGAGTGGGATGAATTAGGACGGCCATTACGAATTATCGGCACAATAACAGATGTTTCTGGTGATGTAAAAAGCCAACATATTACAACCGATAAACAGGGTCATAGTGGTCTTACGGATTTAATTAATCGTGATGTATTAGCCGATCAGCTCTATGATTTACAGGTTCTTAGCCGCAAGACTGGTCAGTTTTCTGCACTGCTTATGATTAATTTAGATAATTTTAAATTAATTAATGATGCTTTGGGTCATCAACTTGGTGATAGATTATTAATGCAGATAGCAGCACGCTTATCTGGCACATTTTCTAGTGCTGGTTTGGTTGCTCGACTTGGCGCGGACGAGTTCGTTATTCTAGCCAAAAATTTTGGTAATGAAATTGATCAAGCAAGTAAACGTGCATTAGCATTGGCAAGTGAAGTGAGGCAGTTAATTGGCCGCGGTTACACCATTTCAGATCAAAACTTATCAATTTCAGCTCGGATCGGATTAGTTGTTTTTGATGGTATTGAGTCATTAGAACCTCAAATATTATTGGCCCGTGCAGATAGCGCTCTGGAGCAAGCAAAAGATAGTCGCTCTAATGGTTGCGCTATTTATCAACCGGAATTAGACCAGAATCAAGTGCAACCATTCAAATTACAAAACGAGTTGAAACTGGCTATCCAGAACAAGCAGATGTCATTGGTTTATCAACCCGTTGTTGATCAGGCCGGGCAGCTCAATAGCATTGAAGTACTAATGCGTTGGTATCACCCACAGTACGGATATATTAGCCCTCGTAAGTTTATTGCGTCAGCTGAACTGTCTGATTGTATCTTTGAATTAGAGCTGTGGGCATTAGATCAAGTCTGTGAACTTATTCAAACACTGCAACAGGCAAATGCGACAGTTCCTTTAATGTCATTAAATGTATCTTCACGTCACTTTCATCAAGATCATTTTGTAAACGTAGTGATGAACCGAATCAATGCAGCACATGTCTCTCCTGCATTGTTTCAGTTCGAATTATCTGAAGATGTATTCGTGGTGAACGCAAATGTTGCCAGAAACAAAATAGCTGAGTTACAACGATTTGGTGTCAACATTGCGATGGATAATTTTGGTGGAGGTTCTTGCGCGGTCCATTTATTACAAGGTATTCGTTTTTCACAAGTGAAGTTAGCAGCTGTTTATATTGAGGACATAGAATATAACCCTGAAACCTTTAACATAGTGAATGCCATTGTTGAGTTTGCCACTAAGTTAAACTTCCCTGTAGTGGCTAAACAAGTCGAGAATAAGCAGCAACTCAATTTACTGACCCATGCAAAATGTACTTGGTTTCAAGGCTATATTATCAGCCGCCCATTAGCACATGACGACATTATTCAATTAATTAAGACACAGTTATCTTTGAGTGTTGTGCAATAA